The Deinococcus aerolatus DNA window GGTGGGGGTGCTGGCCGCCGAGCAGCCGCTGCTGGCCGGGGCGCTGACGGTCCTGATGGTGCTGTTCGCGGGCCTGACGCGCATGTGGCACCGGCTCTCAGAACTGGCCCTGGGTTTTCTGGGCGTTTCGCTGGTCGGCTACGCCTTTCTCGGAAAGGGTTACGCGTACATCGGGGTGCCGCCTCTGTTCGTGGGCGAGATTGCGCTGGCCCTCGGGCTGCTGGCCCTGCTGCGGGTGGGCGCGACCGGCATCCGTCACCACCGGGGTCTGCTGGCGCTGGTGTACGTGTTCATGTTTATTGGTCTGATCAACACGGTGCCGTACATCAGTCTCTACAAAATCGATGCCCTGCGTGACAGCGTAACTTGGCTGTATGCGGCCTTCGCGCTTATCGTAGCTGGGCTGTTGCTTCGCTTAAATTGGTTGGAACGTGTGACTCAGCAGTACGCCCGCCTCATCCCATGGTTCCTATTCGCCGCGCCCCTGAGCTTCATCGTTTACAAACTGTTCAAAAACGGTATTCCAGCGTGGCCGGGCAGCGATACCCCACTGCTGTATCCCAAGGGGGGTGACATCGGGGTGCATCTGGCGGGCATTGTGGCTTTCTTGCTGCTGGGGCTACATCATCACTTCAATGTGTCGCAAAGCCGCCGGAGCTGGCACGAATGGCTATGGTGGAGTCTGATTGTGTTGGGCGTCCTGGCGACGTCCGAGAGCCGTGCCGCGACGCTGGTCATCACCGCCAGCGGGTTGCTCATTGTTCTGCTGCGCCCGCGCAGCGGCTGGGGTCGGCCGTTGTATCTGGTGGCCGTGGTGCTGACACTGCTGGTTGCCACCAACTTCAGCGTCAATCTCGGTGGCCAGCGCGATATCTCCGCCGAAGGGCTGTTGCTCAATGCCCAAAGCGTCGCTGGAGATTCCGGCTCGGACGTGCGCGAGGGCACCCGTACCTGGCGACTGAATTGGTGGAACGACATCGTGGACTACACCATTTACGGTCCATATTTCTGGACCGGCAAAGGCTATGGTATCAACTTGGCCGACTCTGATGGTTATCAGGTGAAACGGGAACACTCGCTGCGTAATCCGCACAACGGCCACATGACTTTCCTGGCCCGTTCCGGCGTGCCG harbors:
- a CDS encoding O-antigen ligase family protein, whose product is MKSVPLRASGRDPRSPAPAGWAVWLALLGAALLVGVLAAEQPLLAGALTVLMVLFAGLTRMWHRLSELALGFLGVSLVGYAFLGKGYAYIGVPPLFVGEIALALGLLALLRVGATGIRHHRGLLALVYVFMFIGLINTVPYISLYKIDALRDSVTWLYAAFALIVAGLLLRLNWLERVTQQYARLIPWFLFAAPLSFIVYKLFKNGIPAWPGSDTPLLYPKGGDIGVHLAGIVAFLLLGLHHHFNVSQSRRSWHEWLWWSLIVLGVLATSESRAATLVITASGLLIVLLRPRSGWGRPLYLVAVVLTLLVATNFSVNLGGQRDISAEGLLLNAQSVAGDSGSDVREGTRTWRLNWWNDIVDYTIYGPYFWTGKGYGINLADSDGYQVKREHSLRNPHNGHMTFLARSGVPGFLAWVALQLAFGFSLLRAYARARATGQTTWASLNLWLFAYWLAFLVNASFDVYLEGPQGGIWFWSVFGFGLAALETQRRQAAALSGAPSTTAPLPAPLKEF